TGATCGCCAAGGCCGTCGCCGCCGGCGGCCGTACTCCGCATCCGCCCGAGGACCACGGCTTCATGTATGACCAGGGCTTCGAGGACCTCGACGGCCACCTGTGGAACCTGGTCTGGACGGCGCCGCAAGCCTGATGCGGCCGGCCTTTTCCAGCACCCGCGCCGAGCCGATGTTACGCGGGTCGATGTCGGCCTCGATGCGGTTCAGGTTCAGGGCGTCGAAGCCATGGCGGATCGCCGCGCGCAGCGCTTCGGTCGCATAACCTTCACCCCAGTGGCGGCTGGCGAGCGCGTAGCCGATCTCGCAGCGGCGGTTCTGCTCGAAGAAATGGTGCAGGCCGACGTT
This DNA window, taken from Archangium lipolyticum, encodes the following:
- a CDS encoding GNAT family N-acetyltransferase, which translates into the protein MLYEGEVRFGIEPLSTGELIGNVGLHHFFEQNRRCEIGYALASRHWGEGYATEALRAAIRHGFDALNLNRIEADIDPRNIGSARVLEKAGRIRLAAPSRPGSTGGRRGPRSPGHT